Below is a genomic region from Penaeus vannamei isolate JL-2024 chromosome 18, ASM4276789v1, whole genome shotgun sequence.
AGGACTAGGGTTTGTCAGGTGTATTGCGTGGTAAAGAAAAGACAGTTTTGTTTCTTTACTATTATAGTAATTCTTTCAGCCTGGAAATCAGCGACTATGCAGCGCCCACAGATAGCTAGAATTGCAACAGTTCAGTGCACGTTATGAGTCATCATTGTTGGCATTGTTGATGTTGGCGGCACGGGACTTATATCTAGGTTACCAGATTTACATAAACAATCACTCCCTCACTTGAAAcccatactcactctcactctctctctctctctctctctctctctctctctctctctctctctctctctctctctctctctctctctctctctctctctctctctctctctctctctctctctctctctctctctctctgcctctctctctctctctctcgctcctctctctctcgctcctctctctctcgctcctctctctctcgctcctctctctctcgctcctctctctctcgctcctctctctctcgctcctctctctctcgctcctctctctctcgctcctctctctctcccctccctcttccctccctctctcccccctctctctctctctctctctctctctctctctctctctctctctctctctctctctctctctctctctctctctctctctctctctctctctctctctctcactctctctctttctctctctctccctctctctctctctctctctctctctctctctctctctctttctctctctctctcactcctctctctctttctctctctctctcactcctctctctctttctctctctctctctctctctctcctctctctctctctctctctctctctctctctctctctctctctctctctctctctctctctctctctctctctctctctctctctctctctcactcactctctcactctctcactctcttcctccctctcactctcactctctctcactctctctcacactcactctcactctcactctcactctcactctcactctcactctcactctcactctcactctcactctcactctcactctctctctctctctctctctctctctctctctctctctctctctcatctctctctctctctctctctctctctctcactctcactctcattcatgtACAAAGACACATGGTAATGATAAGACATTTGTATATCTTTAtccagagagagacatataagggAAACTTAGTAGCTAATGGTAATGAGTAAGGTATCTAGAGACAGATCGGCATCATACCATTATAATATAAagatttttcctttgttttatttttaaacacattcatatataagaagagatatacatgataatgataaatagatacatgtcaGATTACAATTTTGTTAATTGTAGAAGTATATTCACCTTGTATTGACCACTTGTTCCATCAGCAATGAATTTATTATTTGGCTAATTTTCTTCCGCAATCAAATAAATTTGTCTATACTGACCTTTCATTCAATCTTTGAAATTATCTTATTTGTTTGACGATTTGGTAAAAGTTAGATAGGATTGGAAgctataaaatgataacaaaaataccatCATCCACAGAAGAGACAAGATCACCTTATCAGAATGGAGAATATAGTTTCACTCTGGAATATACCATGGTTAATGGAAGAACCATTAAACCTGAGAGAATACTTCGAGGAGTACCATACACTTCTTGACAAAGCTACCAATACTGAACATCAAAGGGTAATAAGATGATTTGTTATGGAATTTTCATATTTTATCCTAGTGTTCTTTTGGTAGAATATAATTCTTTAATGTAGGTTTGTATACCCACAAGGTCAAATTGAATTATAATTaactattaaataataataaactattacAATGGCCTCTGTACCTATGGCACTCCAGCAAAGACCAGTAGCCCTCTATGTATTTTCTGGTAAAGTAAAGCTTGAACTGGTTCCTTATTTGCTGACATGTCAATTCTTGGGCCTTGTACCACATCTGGCTTTGACTAGGCCCTAAGTTCCATGATCATTGTGGCCTCTTTGCTTTTGGCACTGGCAAAAACTACCGAACCTTCACCGCGTATGTTTGACAAGATAGGTCCTGTACTGGTTCCTTATTTGATGGTTGATCACCAGGATGGGGTGAGCCCAGCTTTGCCTAGATATTCATGGTGAAAGTTTGGTGTGCTTTTGCTTGGGTATTGCATGCAATAAAGCTATTGTGCTTGAGCCATAGCAGGTGTATCTTTGATAACCAGATGTGGACTTACCTTCATTTGCTGTAGAGTGTTTCCAGTAGTATTTGTAAAaagactcgtgtgtgtgtgtgtatatatatatatatatatatatatatatatatatatatatatatatatatatatatatatacacacacacacacacacacacacacacacacacacacacacacacacacacacacacacacacacacacacacacacacacacacatatatttatatatttatatatatatatattgtcagggaAGTCTGCTAAATTTATCCTGCTGGAAATTACATATTTTCTTGCCCTCTGCTGGTGCTGAAGGCCTCATCAGTAGTTTGAGGCATTAGACTAAGCTATTTATAAAGAATTATGAACTTACCTTCAtggttttttctttatgttttatacTTAAGAGTGTCATCTGATATATTCTTTTTGGTCATTACATTGGTTTTGGTCCTTATTTTAGTCTTTACCTTATTTTAAAACATAAACTCTAAATGTAATTTTATTAAGAGGAGGAGATGGCCCATGAAATCTAAGATGAAAAAACAGACAAGAATTCAATAATTTTTCTTTAAATacattgtttttttgtatatacatctttcatttttatatacattttattaaaTAATTTACTTTTATTAACAGGTTGATAGTGAAAACCCTGTATTAGATTTCTTGAACCTGCCAGAACAGAAACCAGGTCCTAGTGGCATGGCTATTAATGTCAACAAACAGAAATATTTGGAGGAATGCAGGtgagcatttctctctctcgtgcagaTTTCTGTCACAGGATTTGTTCCTATTGTGTTTGTAATGTCTAGTTTGAAAGATGTTACTGTTATGACTAGAATCAGCtagtataatttttttcttgtgtgtgttgtttcatgtacatgtacaaaaatgtatatgtgtatatatatgtatgcatagaatCATATATTGTCATATTTCCAATGAAAAATTATTAAGTGGCTTTACCTCCATTAAAATATAAACTCATCAGTACATTAAAACATTTGAATTACAGAAGAATTTCAATATTTATTGCCATTTACTATTTTATAGATGACTGTAAATGGATGTATGCTTTTGTATGCATGTTCTGGTATGTGCTTTATGCATAGAAGCAAAGAATGAAGCCATTCATAAAATATTACTTCTTAATTTATAGATTTAGAAATATTCATATACTCACAGTGTTGATCTGCTGACTGTGGAGGATGAACTAACACCCCAAGAGCCAGTGAAAGAGCCTTCTGTTCAGTCAGGCCGCATAGTCAACTGGTTTGCCGGTAAGTCTTGTAATGCTTGCCAATGAGCAATGACCACTGATTATTCTTGCCTCAGTTATGATGGTAGTAAAagaagatgtatatatttttttaatattaagaGGTATGTAAGTACATGGGCTAGAACAAAAAATGGCTTTTCTGACACTAGCTGTTCTTGCACTTTGCCAGTTAAGGAGATTTAAAGTGGAGAGGGTATTCTTTCTTTATACAGTTACTTTTGGTTTTGTATTTATAAAGTCACTTAGGGCTGGTGCTTTAATTTTTGTGATATAAGGGTACTTGCAGTATTCATTCCCATAGAGTTTGCGTACCCTAGCCATAATGTAGAGTATCCTGGGACACAGGTGTACTTTCCTTCCctgtttattgttatatttattaagtATTATAATGGATGTCTCTCTAAAGAAGATCACAATTTCAGGAACCTTTCAAGATGGGGTCATCCCAGCAAGTGCAAAGGAAAAGCTGAAAACATTAAAGGATCAGGCACACGAATTACATCTACGTGAAACAGTGCCAGATTACTTACGCCTTCGACACAGGCTGCTGAAGTATGCCTCCACTGTCCGCATGGTGAGCAGCTGTGACAGATTATTTGGGTAAATTGTGGAAAGAAAATGATTTGCTTATGTTTTAGTGATAGTGTTTATTTTCTGAATATGTAGTATGTTGATTGTAATATGGAAAGAGAGTATATTTCTTCTATTGTGGAAAAGAAGTGTTTGCTAATATTTTAGGGGGAAAATGTATTAAAAGATAATCTAAAAGTAGGGTAAAGGACATAGAATTTTTCTCActattttgtttttggtattcAGATATGATTCCACATTGGAGCagaagatgtatatgtataccaagTACCtcatcttttcgttttttctattttctatttatttattttttattttattttatatatatatatatttatttttattattattatttttttttagatatcagaATCTGATAACAATTTAGAAAAAGTAATGTATGGCTTTTTGTTACATTTCTAGcaagagaaaatgagtgaaaaagggaaagatcATACACTAGACAACTTAttgaggaaaaaaatatcaattttgGAATGGGGGCAATATATGGGGCTTTGGGAAAGTAGACTTCTTTTTTCTAGTTCAAAAGTGAATAAAGTCTTAAAGTTAAAAACTCACGATTATACAGATCTGGTAGTATATCTTGCTTGGAAACATGTatgcatttttacatatatatatataaatatatatatatatatatatatatatatatatatatatatatatatatatacatatatatatatatatatatatatatatacatatatatatatatatatatatatatatatatatatatatatatatgtatatatatatatatatatatatatatatatatatatatatatatatatatatatatatatatatatatatatatatatacacatacatatatatacatacatatatatctgtatctatatatatatatttatttatctgtatctgtatatctatatctatttatgtatgtctatatctgtctatctatctatacctatcatatatatatatatatatatacatatatatacatatatatatgcatatatatatatatatatatatatatatatatatatacatatatatatatatatatatatatatatatatatatatatatatatgtgtgtgtgtgtgtgtgtgtgtgtgtgtgtgtgtgtgtgtgtgtgtgtgtgtgtgtgtgtgtatgtgtgtgtgtatgtatatatatatatatatatatatatatatatatatatatatatatatacatatatatacatatatatacatatatatattatatatatatataaatgtatatataaatgtatatgtatatatatatgtatatacatacatatacatatacatatatatatatatatatatatatatatatatttatgtataaaatatatatatatatatatatatatatatatatatatatatatatatatatatatatatatatatacacatacatatatttatgatattcatttctatttctcctttctataCTAATTGTCACAATGCAGGTGACAGATGAAGATAATAGTCCTGAGCCAACAACAGTCCCGAGAGAGAATTGCAAACGTTTAAGGGACATTGTGCTCAACATTCGCATCCAGAGGCCCTACCACAAGAAAACGCACCTGAAAAAAGCATGCaagtatgaaaatatttatctttctttatttttcccttacttatcatcatccttattgttagtattattataattattactgatatgatctgtaattgttattattgttttgttttgttttcttataacTGATCTTCGCATATATGTTAATGTTGTTTCTTAGTAAATTTTTCTTATCAAGGTTACTTCAGGGTGTTTATTGTTGATAAAATCTGTTTTAGTTGAtataattgttctttttatttacttacatttttATTTTGAGTCAGAAATAAATTTGTATGGACTGGTTTATCAAGATTTCACTATAAACTGTTTTGCATTTACGGTGAATATTGATAAAGAATGACTAGTTATTTATAAACTACTCTTATTTCCAAAAAATCCCATAATGTTGAAATTTCTTCAACATTCCAAAATACACCATATAATCTtactttattctgtctgtctgtaaatacCGGGGCTATTGCTTAGCATggttgcaaaatatatatatatatatatttaagaaatgTCATTTCTTAATAAGAACCACTGTGTcaattgttttgtattttgtcgTAGGAAAAGCGACCATATATTATTCTTGACTCAGGTATGATGGTAGTAAAagaagatgtatatattttttaactatTAAGAGGTATGTAAGTACATGGGCTAGAATAAAAAATGGCTTCTCTGATACTAGCTGTTCTTGCACTTGGCCAGGTAAAGAGATTTAAAGAGGAGagggtatttttgttattctttatacagttatttttatttttttacttttaggtcATTTAGAGATGATGCTTCTTCATGTgatatttatcattgtaattttagtggcaatgttaatttgtttttcttattactgtttttatatcTAAGAATGATTACACTTCATGAATATTACAGCTTACACACTATTTTTTGCAGTCGATTTCCATCACACAGTCAAGAACTACTAGTCCTGGGGTCACAGAAGTTGACAGAGCTACGGGATGCAATCAACTGCATCAATGACCTGGGTGTCAACGAAGACCTCTCATGTGATCCAGAATTTCATCATCTTTCATATATGAGGAATAATTCCGTTAGTGTGTTGTGGGAATTTGTCTTCTGCTACGTGTCTATATGAATTTCTTTGACTTTGGTTCAGTCAGCAATCATTGTCAAGAGTAAAGTACAATTAGTATTCCTGATTTGCAAAAGTAAATCTATTTTAAACTAATGTTATACTCAAGGGATTATTTGAgattattttatgtatgtttatgaaatgGTTAATGGTATCTCTGTTAGCTGGAATTGTCTTGTTTCACTAATTGATTATTTTTTGCCCCCTAGACCAAATTTCCTTCTGGATTTTTCTACATCAATGGTGTTTTTTATGATGACCTTCGCCGAGAGGGATCGAAACGTTACAGTGAAAGCATTATTAACTGGGCAAAGAAGCACCCAGAGATCGGTAAATATTGCATTTTATAATCAGTTTTATTGTTCTTTAAATGAAGGGACAGTCACACTGATACCATACTTGGAAATATTTTGGGACAGAATAAGCAGATTATGTAATAAATATTCACTGGAATTGTGTCCAGATCATATGCTAaaatttctcttgtttctcttgtgTACACTGCTTTTACATGCATCTTTTCTGGCCTTAATGTGATCGCAGTTTTACCTGTCATTATACATGAATGAAGAGAGTTATCATAATATATTTACGTAAAAGGTCTTCAGCTTGAAGTGTATACAAGCACTTGATATGGAAAGTTCTTCATGTAGATTGTCTTACAAACCCAAGTATAACACTGACTTTCCTAGTGGAATCAGCACTTGTTCTTTCACAAAAATATTCCAGGTGAGATGAGAGCAGAAAGCATGAGCGAGACAACTTTCCTTGACTTGAAGGTGCGTCTAGGCTACCCATATGTATTTCTTCACCAAGGAAATTGTGAACACATTCTCATCTTCACAGATGTCAGGTTGGTTTCTTTTTGGCTTTACAATTGCCTTAATAATTCTTTCAGgtcatgttttcttttatttagtatTTACTCATTAATACTGATGCTAGAGTTTTAACAGTTTTGCAAACAACCATTGTAATACAATAATTTGCACTGAACTTATTTATAAACACAAAGTACTTAGAAAGAAACCTTATGCAGAGTACAGTTGCAGCTTTCTGTAGTGCAACCTACTATGCTTATTATCCCTTATCCCTATTTTGTCACTGAAATATGCACCCTTAGAAAATGAGTGTAATTTCTTTGAAATATTTGATCAGTAGTTAATGTTAATGAAATATTGTGTTTTTTCAACTGAACAGTATAGATATTacagagatttatatataaacaggtatcatatgcttttatataattcatttgtatgatattgatacatttattatttatccTTGGTACAAATTACCTATTATATTGATTTCAAGTGGTTGTTTGGATGAATATTAATATTCAGTTGCCACATAGGATTATATATATTGGGTGCATATGGGGGTGGGCACaaaatgtgtatggatatatgtatatacctatgtgtataagtatacataaaaaggataaaataagataaaaacttCTCACGACATTTAATTTTTACCTCAGATTACACCACAAGAACGATGTTCCAGATCCCCTGCGCTTCCCTTTGCTACGAGGACAAGCATCAAAACTTTCAGTCAAGTGTGTCATCTGCTCTCTAAACTTAGCTAAGTAAGTAGTTAATCAAATGATATCCTCTTAACATTTGTCTGTTTTTATACTGCTGAAAAATTTGGTGTAAAAATATGCAAAGATAAGAATTAGAAAATGCTAACTAAAAGACATGAAtagttcattatcattttttttattaagattgaTCTCATGAGAAAATTTTAACGAGGTGGTTCAAGGCTTTTGTTTTATAAATTTTGTTTACGCTTAGAAGGCTTTAAAATTGTTTAGTCATCATGGACCTGATCTGATCTGTTTGCccactcattatttttttcatttatttctattattattattgttgtaattcatGTTAGtgatattgttagtatcattatcatcattattattatcaatattattttatatcattattatttttattactacaacattattaacaatactgattGTAACAGTCCTCCCTGGAGCCGATTCTCTTTCAGTCATAGCTCATGGTATATTCCACACACTTATCAATAGAAATAATTCAAAAGCCCCCTTTTAAATGCTCCAAGTGCTTTGTGCTCTGATGGTGAGTCATTCCCCTCACCTTCGCCCTCAGCCAATTTTTCCCATGACAGCGTGTTCACATCATCTGCCCCACaagccaatttttttcatgatatgATGGTTATGTCATCTGGATTGTAGGGGTGAATAAGGTTTATTGTTTATCTGAGTAGTATAAATCTAGTGAATTAGGATAGAGATCTGCTATTTTTTAGTTATATTTTGAAAAAATAAGTTATAGTTTTATCTTTGTGAAAATACATTATGAAATCTGACTGACTTAAGTACATATTTCTGTTTGAAATATTCCAAGAGCAATGAAAGTGCAGATTTCTCAATGtcatttttccgtctttttttggATGTTA
It encodes:
- the Pbp49 gene encoding snRNA-activating protein complex subunit 3; amino-acid sequence: MENIVSLWNIPWLMEEPLNLREYFEEYHTLLDKATNTEHQRVDSENPVLDFLNLPEQKPGPSGMAINVNKQKYLEECSVDLLTVEDELTPQEPVKEPSVQSGRIVNWFAGTFQDGVIPASAKEKLKTLKDQAHELHLRETVPDYLRLRHRLLKYASTVRMVTDEDNSPEPTTVPRENCKRLRDIVLNIRIQRPYHKKTHLKKACNRFPSHSQELLVLGSQKLTELRDAINCINDLGVNEDLSCDPEFHHLSYMRNNSTKFPSGFFYINGVFYDDLRREGSKRYSESIINWAKKHPEIGEMRAESMSETTFLDLKVRLGYPYVFLHQGNCEHILIFTDVRLHHKNDVPDPLRFPLLRGQASKLSVKCVICSLNLANWIVLDEPRLPIAIAHVCHRCLKIFCYDHKGEKINNFKVYPFFDEFLSQQKKPHTNKVIM